A genomic stretch from Chitinophaga agri includes:
- the rplC gene encoding 50S ribosomal protein L3: MKGIIGKKIGMTSIFDQSGKQIAVTIIEAGPCVVTQVKTVDTDGYNAIQVSFGEKKEKNTPKAELNHFAKASTSPKRFVKEFRNPDVQKALGETITTEIFAEGEKIEIVGTSKGKGFQGVVKRHGFSGVGEATHGQHDRSRAPGSVGGSSYPSRVFKGMRMAGQTGNEQVKVKGLKIVKIFPEKNYILVSGSVPGHNGSIVLIQK; encoded by the coding sequence ATGAAAGGTATTATTGGTAAAAAGATCGGCATGACCAGCATCTTCGACCAAAGTGGTAAGCAGATTGCTGTGACCATCATCGAAGCCGGTCCTTGCGTTGTAACTCAGGTAAAGACAGTAGACACTGATGGGTACAACGCTATTCAAGTTTCATTTGGTGAGAAGAAAGAAAAGAACACTCCCAAAGCTGAACTTAATCACTTCGCGAAAGCAAGCACCTCCCCTAAAAGATTTGTAAAAGAGTTCCGCAACCCGGATGTACAAAAAGCTCTTGGTGAGACCATTACCACCGAAATATTTGCAGAAGGAGAAAAAATCGAGATCGTCGGTACCTCTAAAGGTAAAGGTTTCCAGGGTGTTGTTAAACGCCATGGATTCTCTGGTGTAGGTGAAGCTACACACGGCCAGCACGATAGAAGCAGAGCACCTGGTTCTGTGGGTGGATCATCTTATCCTTCCCGCGTTTTCAAGGGCATGCGTATGGCTGGTCAGACCGGTAACGAGCAAGTGAAAGTTAAAGGTCTGAAGATCGTTAAGATTTTCCCTGAGAAAAATTATATCCTGGTAAGTGGTTCAGTTCCTGGCCACAATGGTTCAATCGTTTTAATCCAGAAGTAA
- the fusA gene encoding elongation factor G, with the protein MADLKFQRNFGIAAHIDAGKTTTTERILYYTGKSHKIGEVHEGAATMDWMAQEQERGITITSAATTCFWKFPTTQGKLQPDTKEYKFNIIDTPGHVDFTVEVERSLRVLDGLVALFCAVSGVEPQSETVWRQANRYRVPRIGFVNKMDRAGADFLNVVKQVKEMLGANPVPLMLPIGAEDTFKGVVDLITMKGIIWDEEGKGATYQEIEIPADMKDEAEEWRAKLVEAVAEYDDTLMEKFFEDPNSISEAEIHEAIRKATIDIAIIPMLCGSSFKNKGVQKMLDAVCRYLPSPLDIEAVKGTNPDTGAEIERKPDAKEPFSALAFKIMTDPFVGRLAFFRAYSGHLDAGSYVLNTRTGKNERISRIMQMHANKQNPIDFIEAGDIGAAVGFKDIKTGDTLCNEDHPIVLESMTFPEPVIHIAIEPKTQADMDKMGLAIAKLVEEDPTLKAKTDEETGQTVLSGMGELHLEIIVDRMRREFKVEVNQGAPQVAFKEAFTGVVTHREVYKKQTGGRGKFADIQVEIGPADPEWLKENDGKTFQFVNDIFGGSIPKEFVPPVQKGFESAMNQGVLAGYPLDNLKVRLFDGSFHQVDSDAVSFELCARAAFREAGRKAKPVLLEPIMKVEVQTPDQYMGDVTGDLNRRRGMLEGMEMRNGVQVIKAKVPLKEMFGYVTQLRSMSSGRATSIMEFSHYSAAPNSIAEEEIAKTKGKVNAD; encoded by the coding sequence ATGGCAGACTTAAAATTTCAAAGAAACTTTGGTATTGCGGCGCACATCGATGCCGGTAAAACCACTACCACAGAGCGTATCCTGTACTACACAGGTAAATCCCACAAAATAGGGGAAGTGCACGAAGGTGCTGCCACCATGGACTGGATGGCACAGGAGCAGGAGAGAGGTATTACCATCACATCTGCTGCTACTACCTGTTTCTGGAAATTCCCAACTACACAGGGAAAGCTCCAGCCAGATACGAAAGAATACAAATTCAACATCATTGACACTCCGGGTCACGTGGACTTTACTGTAGAGGTAGAGCGTTCCCTGCGTGTACTGGATGGTCTGGTAGCATTGTTCTGCGCTGTATCTGGTGTAGAACCACAGTCTGAGACCGTTTGGCGCCAGGCTAACCGTTACCGCGTACCACGTATCGGTTTCGTTAACAAAATGGACCGTGCTGGTGCAGACTTCCTGAACGTGGTAAAACAGGTGAAGGAAATGCTGGGTGCTAACCCTGTTCCATTGATGCTGCCTATCGGTGCAGAAGATACTTTCAAAGGCGTGGTTGACCTGATCACCATGAAAGGTATCATCTGGGACGAAGAAGGTAAAGGTGCTACTTACCAGGAGATCGAAATTCCTGCTGACATGAAAGATGAGGCAGAAGAGTGGAGAGCTAAACTGGTAGAAGCAGTTGCTGAGTACGACGACACCCTGATGGAGAAATTCTTCGAAGATCCAAATTCAATCTCTGAAGCTGAGATCCACGAAGCTATCCGTAAGGCTACTATCGATATCGCTATCATCCCGATGCTGTGTGGTTCTTCCTTCAAGAACAAAGGTGTTCAGAAGATGCTGGATGCGGTTTGCCGTTACCTGCCTTCTCCACTGGACATCGAAGCAGTAAAAGGTACTAACCCTGACACAGGTGCTGAGATCGAGCGTAAACCAGATGCGAAAGAACCATTCTCTGCACTGGCGTTCAAGATCATGACCGATCCATTCGTAGGTCGTCTGGCGTTCTTCAGGGCTTACTCTGGTCACCTGGATGCGGGTTCTTACGTACTGAACACCCGTACCGGTAAAAACGAGCGTATCAGCCGTATCATGCAGATGCACGCTAACAAGCAGAACCCTATCGATTTCATCGAAGCTGGTGACATCGGAGCTGCTGTTGGTTTTAAAGATATCAAAACAGGTGATACCCTGTGTAACGAAGACCATCCGATCGTTCTGGAGTCTATGACATTCCCAGAGCCGGTGATCCACATCGCTATCGAGCCTAAAACTCAGGCGGACATGGATAAAATGGGTCTTGCGATTGCGAAACTGGTAGAAGAAGATCCTACCCTGAAAGCAAAAACTGATGAGGAAACCGGCCAGACCGTATTGAGCGGTATGGGTGAGCTTCACCTGGAGATCATCGTAGACCGTATGCGTCGCGAGTTCAAGGTAGAAGTTAACCAGGGTGCACCTCAGGTTGCGTTCAAAGAAGCGTTCACTGGCGTAGTAACTCACCGTGAAGTGTACAAGAAACAGACTGGTGGTCGTGGTAAATTCGCTGACATCCAGGTTGAGATTGGTCCTGCTGATCCAGAATGGCTGAAAGAGAACGACGGTAAGACATTCCAGTTCGTTAACGATATCTTCGGTGGTTCCATTCCAAAAGAGTTCGTTCCTCCGGTACAGAAAGGTTTCGAGTCTGCAATGAACCAGGGTGTACTGGCTGGCTATCCGCTGGACAACCTGAAAGTTCGTCTGTTTGATGGTTCCTTCCACCAGGTTGACTCTGATGCAGTATCATTCGAGCTTTGTGCAAGAGCAGCTTTCCGTGAGGCTGGCCGTAAGGCTAAACCAGTTCTGCTGGAGCCGATCATGAAGGTTGAAGTACAGACTCCTGACCAGTACATGGGTGACGTAACGGGTGACCTGAACCGTCGTCGTGGTATGCTGGAAGGTATGGAAATGAGAAATGGTGTACAGGTGATCAAGGCTAAAGTTCCGTTGAAAGAAATGTTCGGATACGTAACTCAGCTGCGTTCAATGTCATCAGGTCGTGCGACTTCCATCATGGAGTTCTCTCACTACTCTGCAGCTCCAAACAGCATCGCTGAAGAGGAAATTGCAAAAACAAAAGGTAAAGTGAACGCTGACTGA
- the porV gene encoding type IX secretion system outer membrane channel protein PorV, which produces MRKNFTIWLCAASLLAPGMLQAQVKGIKTINTGAAFLLVNPDARSSGTGDAMTGLEPDANSLFGNAAKIVFADDWGVSASYAPWMWDLNNSDQRTNMGYISAFKNFKDNSEGIGLSMRYFSNGTIIFRDNNGTELQRYKPREYAIDASYARKLGTRYSLAITLRYIRSDLGQGSFNGLQQKPASAVAGDIGFYSQNYGKSDPAGNRYSWGIAFTNIGSKLNYTDDNDRRAFLPANLRIGGGYSFVNTVDHQFTILADVNKLLIPSPPVYELDADGQPTGQILDGKDPNRSMPEAIFTSFWDAPGGFQEEIREFTVAGGLEYTYQHQLFIRTGYFYEHPQKGYRQHFAAGIGTRIKGVSLDMAYIMPTANSLYQRKTLKFTLAYHVGGGAR; this is translated from the coding sequence ATGAGAAAGAATTTTACCATCTGGCTTTGCGCAGCCAGCCTGCTTGCCCCAGGCATGCTGCAGGCCCAGGTGAAAGGCATTAAAACCATCAACACCGGTGCAGCCTTCCTGCTCGTCAACCCAGACGCCCGCAGCAGTGGTACCGGTGATGCAATGACTGGCCTGGAACCCGACGCGAACTCCCTGTTCGGGAATGCCGCCAAAATCGTCTTTGCCGATGACTGGGGTGTCAGTGCCTCCTACGCACCCTGGATGTGGGACCTGAATAACAGTGATCAGCGCACGAACATGGGTTATATCTCCGCCTTCAAAAACTTCAAGGACAATAGCGAAGGTATCGGCCTCTCCATGCGCTATTTCTCTAACGGTACCATCATCTTCCGAGACAATAACGGTACAGAACTACAACGCTACAAACCACGCGAGTACGCCATTGACGCCTCGTACGCCCGTAAACTCGGTACGCGGTATTCACTCGCCATTACGCTACGTTACATCCGCAGTGACCTAGGACAAGGCAGCTTTAATGGCCTCCAGCAAAAGCCAGCCAGCGCTGTAGCCGGTGATATCGGCTTCTATTCACAGAACTATGGTAAAAGCGATCCTGCTGGTAACCGCTACTCCTGGGGTATCGCCTTCACCAATATCGGCTCCAAACTGAATTATACAGACGACAACGACCGTAGAGCATTCCTGCCTGCCAATCTCCGTATAGGCGGCGGCTACTCCTTCGTGAACACTGTAGACCATCAGTTCACCATACTCGCTGATGTTAATAAACTGCTCATTCCCTCACCGCCTGTATATGAACTGGATGCCGACGGGCAACCAACCGGCCAGATACTCGACGGTAAAGATCCGAACCGCAGCATGCCCGAAGCCATCTTTACCTCCTTCTGGGATGCTCCCGGTGGCTTTCAGGAAGAGATCAGAGAGTTTACCGTAGCCGGTGGACTGGAATACACTTACCAACACCAGCTGTTTATCCGCACAGGTTATTTCTACGAGCATCCGCAAAAGGGCTATCGCCAGCACTTCGCTGCGGGTATAGGTACACGTATTAAAGGGGTATCCCTTGATATGGCTTATATCATGCCGACCGCTAATAGTCTGTACCAGCGGAAAACCCTGAAGTTCACCCTCGCATATCACGTAGGTGGTGGCGCCCGATAA
- the rplD gene encoding 50S ribosomal protein L4, translated as MQVDILNKEGKKTGRTIELPEEIFGVEPNNHVIYLAVKQYLAAQRQGTHKVKTRAEVKGASRKLHKQKGTGGSRKGNIRNPLYKGGGTIFGPKPHKYDIKLNRKVKDLAKISALSTKAKENSIIVVEDLNFDAPKTKTFAGILNSLNVNVGRKTLFVLPEYNDNVYLSLRNIPTVDSVMLSDINTYEIMNSNVLVFTESAAKILTEVPAEA; from the coding sequence ATGCAAGTTGATATTTTAAATAAAGAAGGTAAGAAAACCGGAAGGACCATTGAGCTTCCTGAAGAGATTTTCGGTGTGGAACCTAACAACCACGTTATTTACCTGGCTGTAAAACAGTATCTGGCCGCTCAGCGTCAGGGTACCCATAAGGTAAAGACCAGAGCTGAAGTGAAAGGTGCTTCCCGCAAACTGCACAAACAAAAAGGTACAGGTGGTTCCCGTAAAGGTAACATCCGTAACCCGCTGTATAAAGGTGGTGGTACCATCTTCGGTCCAAAACCACACAAATATGACATTAAGCTGAACAGAAAAGTGAAAGATCTGGCGAAGATCTCTGCACTGTCTACTAAAGCGAAAGAGAACAGCATCATCGTAGTTGAAGATCTGAACTTCGATGCGCCAAAGACTAAAACCTTTGCTGGCATCCTGAACAGTCTGAACGTAAATGTTGGCCGTAAGACTTTGTTCGTACTGCCTGAGTACAACGATAATGTTTACCTGTCTCTGAGAAACATTCCAACTGTGGATAGCGTAATGCTGAGCGACATCAACACTTACGAGATCATGAACAGCAATGTTCTGGTATTCACAGAGAGTGCAGCTAAGATCCTTACCGAGGTTCCGGCAGAAGCTTAA
- the rplB gene encoding 50S ribosomal protein L2 gives MALKKYKPMTAGTRWKIGNAFAELTTDTPEKSLLEPIKKSGGRNVQGRRSMRYIGGGHKQHYRIIDFKRDKYDIPATVKTIEYDPNRSAFIALLNYADGEKRYILAPQGLQVGATVLSGPNAAPEVGNALVLKNMPLGTVVHNIELQPGRGGAIARSAGTYAQLSNKEEKYAVLKMPSGELRKVLITCAATVGTVSNSDHALQSIGKAGANRWRGIKPRNRGVAMNPVDHPMGGGEGKSSGGHPRSRTGKYAKGLKTRKSHKSSDKLIISRKNGKKL, from the coding sequence ATGGCACTGAAGAAATACAAACCGATGACAGCCGGTACCCGTTGGAAAATAGGCAACGCGTTCGCTGAGCTGACCACGGATACCCCTGAAAAAAGCCTGCTGGAGCCTATCAAGAAATCCGGCGGTAGAAACGTACAGGGTAGAAGATCTATGCGCTACATTGGTGGCGGTCACAAACAACACTACCGTATCATAGATTTCAAACGTGATAAATACGATATTCCAGCTACTGTTAAGACTATCGAATATGATCCGAACCGTAGCGCATTCATCGCACTGCTGAACTATGCAGATGGTGAAAAACGTTACATCCTGGCTCCTCAGGGTCTGCAGGTTGGTGCTACCGTGTTAAGCGGTCCTAACGCTGCTCCTGAAGTTGGTAATGCGCTGGTGCTGAAAAACATGCCGCTGGGTACTGTTGTTCACAACATCGAATTACAGCCTGGTAGAGGTGGTGCTATCGCAAGAAGCGCTGGTACTTACGCTCAGCTGTCCAACAAGGAAGAAAAATATGCCGTACTGAAAATGCCTTCTGGCGAGCTGCGTAAAGTGTTGATCACTTGTGCTGCTACTGTAGGTACAGTTTCTAACTCTGATCACGCGCTGCAGTCAATCGGTAAAGCAGGTGCTAACCGTTGGAGAGGTATCAAGCCTCGCAACCGTGGTGTGGCGATGAACCCAGTGGATCACCCGATGGGTGGTGGTGAAGGTAAATCTTCAGGTGGTCACCCAAGATCCAGAACAGGTAAATATGCGAAAGGTCTGAAAACCAGAAAATCGCATAAGAGCTCTGATAAACTGATCATCAGCAGGAAAAACGGTAAGAAATTATAA
- the rpsJ gene encoding 30S ribosomal protein S10, which produces MSQRIRIKLKSYDHNLVDKSAEKIVKTVRNTGAVVTGPIPLPTEKKIFTVLRSPHVNKKAREQFQLCTHKRLLDIYTSSSRTVDALSKLDLPSGVEVEIKA; this is translated from the coding sequence ATGTCTCAGAGAATTAGAATCAAGCTGAAGTCCTACGATCACAATCTGGTAGATAAATCTGCTGAGAAGATCGTTAAAACCGTGCGTAACACGGGTGCCGTGGTAACAGGTCCAATTCCTTTACCAACTGAAAAGAAAATTTTTACGGTGCTGCGTTCACCGCACGTTAACAAGAAGGCTCGTGAGCAGTTCCAGCTTTGCACGCACAAGCGTTTGCTGGACATTTACACTTCTTCTTCCAGAACAGTAGATGCGTTGAGCAAGCTCGACCTGCCATCTGGTGTTGAAGTTGAAATCAAAGCGTAG
- a CDS encoding outer membrane beta-barrel protein: MKKIRLLTLALAAASFGSTATAQTQKGNLMVGSDITNFGFNFQKESTIFHFDLNPKLAYFIKDDLALGAYVRFGLETTGGNGTNVNYGVGALARYYVHDENVRKLEFSKRVRFFGEANAGFGGSNPANGASTNGVELGVGPGLSYFITPNVALDALLKYNVIIGGGNSTTSHNLGFGLGFQIFLPTAKARAIMREETGK, encoded by the coding sequence ATGAAAAAAATTCGTCTCTTAACCCTGGCGCTGGCAGCGGCATCCTTTGGCAGCACCGCAACAGCGCAGACGCAGAAAGGAAACCTGATGGTAGGTTCGGACATTACTAATTTTGGATTTAATTTTCAGAAAGAGAGCACTATTTTTCATTTTGACCTGAATCCCAAGCTGGCTTATTTTATCAAAGACGATCTGGCATTAGGAGCGTATGTAAGGTTTGGCCTTGAAACGACGGGCGGTAACGGTACGAATGTTAATTATGGAGTAGGTGCACTGGCGCGGTATTACGTGCATGATGAGAATGTGCGTAAGCTGGAGTTCTCTAAGCGTGTACGTTTCTTTGGAGAGGCGAATGCTGGTTTTGGGGGAAGTAATCCGGCGAACGGGGCGTCTACAAATGGGGTAGAACTGGGAGTTGGCCCAGGTTTATCGTATTTTATCACACCGAATGTGGCGTTGGATGCGTTATTAAAATATAATGTGATCATTGGTGGAGGTAATTCCACCACGTCGCACAACCTGGGTTTCGGGTTAGGTTTCCAGATTTTCCTGCCTACGGCGAAGGCGCGTGCTATCATGCGTGAGGAGACAGGAAAGTAA
- a CDS encoding T9SS type A sorting domain-containing protein — MKIIYKQLLLLCLSAAAAPAARAQLILNRQVNASTGGGGPAGDYLFQYTIGEITVSSLQKSSLLLTQGFHQPEELPPVAPGIEVVVNMIIYPNPASSVLKLQFDMLSNNPVMFFIVNSSGQVVHQESRTFAAGKVLITLPVTKFAAGIYTVVLKAGGHMYEEKLVIQ, encoded by the coding sequence ATGAAGATTATTTACAAACAGCTCCTGCTGTTGTGTCTGTCCGCTGCCGCTGCCCCGGCCGCCAGGGCGCAACTGATACTCAACAGGCAGGTGAATGCCAGTACAGGAGGTGGCGGTCCCGCAGGTGACTATCTCTTCCAGTACACAATCGGCGAAATTACCGTCAGTTCCCTGCAGAAATCGTCCCTGCTCCTCACGCAGGGATTCCATCAGCCGGAAGAACTCCCACCCGTAGCCCCGGGTATCGAAGTGGTCGTAAACATGATCATTTACCCTAACCCCGCTTCGTCCGTACTGAAACTCCAGTTTGACATGCTGTCCAACAATCCTGTTATGTTCTTTATTGTCAATAGCAGCGGACAGGTCGTTCACCAGGAAAGCAGAACCTTCGCCGCCGGTAAAGTGCTGATCACACTACCGGTTACCAAATTTGCCGCCGGCATCTACACCGTGGTCCTCAAAGCCGGTGGACATATGTATGAAGAGAAACTGGTGATCCAATAA
- a CDS encoding collagen-like domain-containing protein, which produces MKKLYILIILLVTTCAGTFAQNGLAGTNYQAVVRNTNGTVIANKDISVRISILGGSAAGPVQYEETHEVRTSALGLFNLQIGKGNANTGTFAGVPWANANQYVKVEVNTGSGFVSLGTTELLSVPYALYAANGNAGPQGPAGPQGPAGPAGAQGPQGAAGPAGATGPAGAKGDAGVPGPQGVAGPVGPVGPAGAKGDPGAPGPQGAVGPVGPMGPVGPAGAQGDPGPAGPVGPVGPAGPVGPQGAQGDPGVAGPAGPVGPVGPAGAVGPQGVQGDPGVAGPAGPVGPIGPIGPVGPAGPQGPVGPAGDINGVAAGGDLGGTYPNPNVVKLQNTGVSNTAPLAGQILRFDGTNWAPSAAGGGFTLPFTTVENNAATLFSITNDGDGTSVEGINNTTTSNIAAVRGIVNSTAPGGFSSAVRGINNGSGGLGIGVWGSQAGSGWGVYGSTPNGLGVYGNASANGYGVYANSNTGTGLNATSNNGVAANIAINNNSNNNNVLTVNTVGQGTVVNVSTTGNGTGVLSSTVAGFGVHGITSQQTSAGIVGDNNGAGEAIVGRTTSDIAGAVVGRNDGGGYGVRGFIATSTSNTGVGVYGQVGINNSTGMAGKFENFNQNNTEANILEVVSNSNGNIPDNTLGNASSFLLDNNNSVGAAVRAEVNTIFGNFGAAGVFGISSGTGGRAGLFYASNPSGNGASLIALTDGNGNAITANAGKNGNGVETNIDGAGTALYAWVPTFSEGRAGRFEIFNEDNENPVITVKTVGNGTAGNFIVDRTTGTSPAVKGEVNSQFANFGTAGIFGQSSGTGGYAGLFYASNPAGNGPAVLALADGNGNGITANAGGSGDGIEASCDGTGNAVSGFVPNFGTGKAGRFANFNSANAQPVVHITTNGTGNGMLINHQGPSGNVAVFQSGSSNVARINKAGRGFFNGGTQSSGADVAEAFDVTGNVSHYAPGDVLVIAENADRTVELSSKPYSTLVAGVYATKPGVLLTEEDVDSDLADKVPMGVIGVIPTKVCGEGGAIRRGDLLVTSSKAGHAMKADLDKVKPGQVIGKALETFDGNGTGTIRVLVNVR; this is translated from the coding sequence ATGAAGAAATTATATATCCTCATCATACTGCTGGTCACTACCTGTGCAGGTACCTTCGCTCAGAACGGGCTGGCAGGTACCAATTACCAGGCGGTTGTCCGCAACACAAATGGCACTGTCATCGCCAATAAAGACATCTCCGTTCGTATCTCCATTCTCGGTGGCTCTGCTGCTGGCCCGGTACAATACGAAGAGACCCATGAAGTAAGGACCAGCGCTCTCGGCCTGTTCAATTTACAGATCGGTAAGGGGAACGCCAATACCGGCACATTTGCAGGTGTTCCCTGGGCGAATGCTAATCAGTATGTAAAAGTAGAAGTCAATACAGGCAGCGGCTTCGTCTCTCTCGGTACGACCGAATTACTCAGTGTACCATATGCTTTATATGCTGCGAATGGTAACGCAGGACCACAGGGTCCCGCTGGTCCGCAAGGTCCGGCCGGCCCTGCAGGTGCACAAGGCCCACAGGGCGCTGCTGGCCCTGCTGGAGCTACAGGACCTGCGGGTGCTAAAGGAGATGCAGGTGTACCAGGCCCACAGGGTGTGGCAGGTCCCGTAGGACCAGTTGGCCCTGCTGGTGCAAAGGGTGATCCAGGTGCACCAGGCCCACAGGGTGCTGTTGGTCCGGTAGGTCCAATGGGACCCGTAGGCCCTGCAGGCGCACAAGGCGATCCTGGTCCTGCTGGTCCTGTTGGGCCGGTGGGTCCCGCTGGGCCCGTAGGGCCACAGGGCGCACAGGGTGATCCCGGTGTAGCAGGTCCCGCTGGTCCTGTTGGGCCGGTGGGTCCCGCTGGTGCTGTGGGCCCACAAGGTGTACAGGGTGACCCCGGTGTAGCAGGCCCCGCTGGGCCCGTAGGGCCAATCGGACCAATTGGCCCGGTAGGACCTGCAGGACCGCAAGGACCGGTAGGACCAGCTGGCGACATCAATGGTGTGGCAGCAGGCGGAGACCTGGGTGGTACATATCCTAATCCCAACGTAGTGAAGCTGCAGAACACCGGCGTTTCCAATACGGCGCCACTGGCAGGTCAGATACTCCGGTTTGATGGTACCAACTGGGCCCCATCCGCAGCTGGTGGCGGGTTTACATTGCCTTTCACTACTGTAGAAAACAATGCTGCTACACTGTTTTCCATCACCAATGACGGCGACGGTACTTCCGTAGAAGGTATCAATAACACCACTACCTCCAACATTGCTGCCGTACGTGGTATTGTAAACAGTACTGCACCTGGTGGATTCTCAAGTGCCGTACGCGGTATCAACAATGGTTCAGGTGGATTAGGTATCGGCGTTTGGGGTTCACAGGCCGGCTCCGGATGGGGGGTGTATGGCTCTACTCCGAATGGTCTGGGCGTATATGGTAACGCCAGTGCCAATGGCTACGGTGTATACGCCAATAGTAACACTGGTACGGGACTGAATGCCACCTCTAACAACGGTGTTGCCGCCAACATCGCTATCAATAATAATTCAAATAATAACAATGTATTGACCGTCAATACTGTAGGACAGGGTACTGTGGTCAATGTCAGCACAACCGGGAATGGTACTGGTGTTTTGAGTAGTACGGTTGCTGGCTTTGGTGTACATGGTATTACAAGTCAGCAGACTTCTGCAGGCATAGTTGGTGATAACAATGGCGCTGGTGAAGCGATCGTTGGTCGTACCACTTCCGACATTGCTGGTGCTGTGGTTGGCCGTAATGATGGTGGCGGTTATGGTGTGAGAGGTTTTATTGCTACCAGTACCTCCAATACAGGTGTAGGCGTGTATGGACAGGTGGGTATTAATAACAGCACGGGTATGGCTGGTAAATTTGAAAACTTCAACCAGAACAATACGGAAGCGAATATCCTGGAGGTTGTCAGCAACAGTAATGGCAACATTCCTGATAATACACTGGGTAATGCCTCCTCCTTCCTGCTGGATAACAATAACAGCGTAGGTGCTGCTGTGAGAGCAGAAGTAAATACCATTTTTGGCAACTTCGGTGCAGCTGGTGTATTCGGTATCTCTTCCGGTACAGGAGGTCGTGCAGGTCTGTTCTATGCGTCAAACCCTTCCGGTAACGGTGCTTCCCTGATTGCCCTGACCGATGGTAACGGTAACGCGATCACTGCCAATGCAGGTAAAAATGGTAATGGCGTAGAAACGAATATTGATGGTGCAGGTACCGCATTATATGCCTGGGTACCCACTTTCAGTGAGGGTCGTGCAGGCCGGTTTGAGATTTTTAATGAGGATAATGAAAATCCGGTTATTACAGTGAAAACAGTAGGTAACGGTACTGCAGGTAATTTCATTGTAGACAGGACGACAGGTACATCTCCCGCAGTAAAAGGCGAAGTAAACTCCCAGTTCGCCAACTTCGGTACCGCTGGTATTTTCGGACAATCATCCGGTACTGGTGGTTATGCGGGCCTGTTCTACGCATCCAATCCTGCTGGCAATGGCCCGGCTGTTCTCGCACTGGCCGATGGTAACGGTAACGGTATCACTGCGAACGCCGGTGGTAGTGGCGATGGTATAGAAGCCAGTTGTGACGGAACTGGTAATGCGGTTTCCGGCTTTGTTCCCAACTTTGGTACAGGTAAAGCGGGACGCTTCGCTAATTTTAACAGTGCTAACGCCCAACCGGTGGTACACATTACCACCAATGGTACTGGCAACGGCATGTTGATCAACCATCAGGGCCCTTCCGGCAATGTGGCTGTTTTCCAGAGTGGCAGCTCCAACGTAGCCCGCATCAATAAAGCTGGTCGCGGATTCTTCAACGGCGGTACACAGAGCAGCGGTGCTGACGTGGCGGAAGCTTTTGATGTAACAGGGAATGTGAGTCATTACGCCCCGGGGGATGTACTGGTGATCGCTGAGAATGCCGACAGAACTGTTGAGCTGTCTTCCAAACCTTACTCTACCCTGGTCGCAGGCGTATATGCGACCAAACCAGGTGTACTGTTAACGGAAGAAGATGTCGACAGTGATCTGGCAGATAAAGTGCCAATGGGCGTTATCGGGGTGATCCCTACAAAGGTATGTGGAGAAGGCGGCGCTATTCGAAGAGGAGATCTGCTGGTAACGTCCAGTAAGGCTGGTCATGCCATGAAAGCTGACCTG
- the rpsS gene encoding 30S ribosomal protein S19, with protein MGRSIKKGPYVDQKLEQKVVKMNEGTKRTVIKTWSRRSTITPDFVGHTFAVHNGNKFIPVYVTEFMVGHKLGEFAPTRNFKGHANKKM; from the coding sequence ATGGGTCGTTCCATAAAAAAAGGTCCTTACGTTGACCAGAAATTAGAGCAGAAAGTTGTGAAAATGAATGAAGGCACCAAGCGTACTGTAATCAAGACCTGGAGCCGTCGTTCTACAATCACGCCTGATTTTGTAGGCCACACATTTGCGGTACACAATGGTAACAAATTCATCCCTGTTTACGTGACTGAGTTCATGGTAGGTCACAAACTGGGTGAATTCGCGCCAACCCGCAACTTTAAAGGACACGCTAACAAGAAAATGTAG
- the rplW gene encoding 50S ribosomal protein L23 — MRLSDVLIKPVVSEKVNKATDKFNRYYFIVDKKSNKLEIKKAVEEFYGVTVAEVNTAVMPGKAKQRFTKAGFIAGKKPSYKKAVVTLAQGETIDLYANI, encoded by the coding sequence ATGAGACTTTCAGACGTTTTAATCAAACCGGTGGTTAGTGAAAAAGTGAACAAAGCCACTGATAAATTCAACCGCTACTACTTCATCGTGGATAAAAAATCCAACAAACTGGAGATCAAAAAAGCAGTGGAAGAATTCTACGGTGTAACTGTAGCTGAAGTGAATACTGCCGTAATGCCAGGTAAGGCTAAACAGCGCTTTACTAAAGCAGGCTTCATCGCTGGTAAAAAACCTTCTTACAAAAAGGCGGTTGTTACACTGGCACAAGGAGAAACTATAGATCTGTATGCTAACATATAG